The region CACAACTAACTAGTTTACAGTGTTTTTTTTAATCCCACTGATGTTTAGAAGAAATAGCTAATCTACCTGCTCCTGTAAAAAATAGACCTACTGCTACTAAGGCATAGATACCTAATAGTTCTACCTTCCACCCACCGTTATCATTTAGACTAAATACATCCGCACTCTGTACTAATAACATAGCTGTAATACAATTAATAGCAAAGACTAAACTCGCTAATCTCGTTCTATATCCTAGCAATAATAAAATAGGTGCGACAACTTCTCCAACATATACACCATAGCCAAAAAATGCAGGTAGCCCCCTGTCTACTAATATTCCTTGGATAAAGGATATCCCATTAAACAACTTACCTAAGCCATATAATAACATTGGAAATCCAATACCTATACGCATTACTAATAACCCTACGTCTTGATTCTTATTCATATCTTATAAATTTACTTTTGTGAAAACACCAAAATTTTCTAAGTGCTTCCATGAATTATTAAACTGTTCTAAATTAGCGGCTAACCCAAAACTATACTGCTCATATTTTACCCCTAGCCTAATGTGTTGAAAACCTCTTGTGTACTCCTCTTTATTTACATTTCCCACAGCAGAGACTCTGAAAATCCCCTTCACTTTATCAGTGATAGTAGGTGTATATTCAAAAAGAATAGACTGCTCTAAAGTAAAGCCTGCTTGATATGTCGTTCCTACTGAATAAGAGAATAACACTTCCTTTCTTATCACCTGATACTGAACTAACATACTAGCGAACTTACCTGGGTTCTTAATCCCTATAGAAGTATTAAGGCTAAAATATTTAGAGAATTGATACGCTAAAGTATTGCGCATAAATAGGATATTATGCTGGTCGTTACCATATTCGGTATCAAATAAGATTAGGTTTTGAAGTTTTACCTTATCACTAATTTGATAATTAAAAGTATG is a window of Myroides oncorhynchi DNA encoding:
- a CDS encoding DoxX family protein gives rise to the protein MNKNQDVGLLVMRIGIGFPMLLYGLGKLFNGISFIQGILVDRGLPAFFGYGVYVGEVVAPILLLLGYRTRLASLVFAINCITAMLLVQSADVFSLNDNGGWKVELLGIYALVAVGLFFTGAGRLAISSKHQWD